A part of Bubalus bubalis isolate 160015118507 breed Murrah chromosome 6, NDDB_SH_1, whole genome shotgun sequence genomic DNA contains:
- the LOC102392295 gene encoding UDP-glucuronosyltransferase 1A1 isoform X1 yields MTAGSQGECPVILLLLLCALCPSVSRGGKLLVVPVDGSHWLSLIGPLQPLQQKGHDIVVLAPNVSVYIKEEAFYTLKRYPVPFRREDLEEIFISLGRTVFEDEPFLKRVIKTYQKIKKDSALILSACSHLLRNKELMASLTASSFDAVLTDPFLPCGPIVAQYLSVPAVFFLNGLPCSLDFQGTQSPSPPSYVPRYLSFNSDHMTFLQRVKNMFITLSESLLCDMVYSPYGLLASEILQKDITVRDLMSFGSVWILRSDFVFNFPRPIMPNIVFVGGINCASKKPLSQEFEAYVNASGEHGIVVFSLGSMVSEIPEQKAMEIADALGKIPQTVLWRYTGTPPPNLAKNTKLVKWLPQNDLLGHPKTRAFITHSGSHGIYEGICNGIPMVMMPLFGDQMDNAKRMETRGAGVTLNVLEMSSEDLENALKAVINEKSYKENIMRLSRLHKDRPIEPLDLAVFWVEFVMRHKGASHLRPAAHDLTWYQYHSLDVIGFLLAVTLTVIFVTFKACAFAFRKCFGKKSHKSKTH; encoded by the exons ATGACAGCAGGGTCCCAGGGGGAATGCCCAGTcatcctgctcctgctgctgtgcGCACTCTGCCCCTCCGTGTCCCGGGGTGGGAAGCTGCTGGTGgtccccgtagatggcagccacTGGCTGAGTTTGATCGGACCTCTCCAGCCACTGCAGCAGAAGGGACATGACATAGTGGTCCTGGCACCTAACGTCTCCGTATACATTAAAGAGGAAGCATTTTACACCTTGAAGAGGTACCCTGTGCCATTCCGAAGGGAGGACTTGGAAGAGATTTTTATCAGCCTCGGGCGTACTGTTTTTGAGGATGAGCCTTTCCTGAAGCGCGTGATCAAAACctaccagaaaataaaaaaggactcGGCTCTGATCTTATCCGCCTGCTCCCACTTACTGCGCAACAAGGAGCTGATGGCCTCCCTGACTGCAAGTAGCTTCGATGCCGTGTTGACAGACCCTTTCCTTCCCTGTGGCCCCATCGTGGCCCAGTACCTGTCTGTGCCTGCCGTGTTCTTCTTGAATGGACTGCCATGCAGCCTGGACTTTCAGGGTACCCAGAGCCCCAGTCCACCATCCTATGTGCCCAGGTATCTGTCCTTTAACTCAGATCACATGACCTTCCTGCAGCGGGTGAAGAACATGTTCATCACCTTGTCAGAGAGTTTGCTGTGCGATATGGTTTATTCCCCGTATGGGCTGCTTGCCTCGGAAATCCTTCAGAAAGACATCACTGTTCGGGATCTCATGAGTTTTGGGTCTGTCTGGATTCTCAGAAGTGACTTTGTGTTTAATTTCCCGAGACCCATCATGCCCAACATAGTTTTTGTTGGTGGGATCAACTGCGCTAGCAAAAAGCCACTCTCTCAG gAATTTGAAGCCTATGTAAATGCTTCTGGAGAACAtggaattgtggttttctctttgGGCTCAATGGTCTCGGAGATTCCGGAGCAGAAAGCTATGGAAATTGCTGATGCTTTGGGCAAAATACCTCAAACA gTCCTGTGGCGGTACACTGGGACTCCACCACCGAACCTTGCGAAGAATACCAAGCTCGTCAAGTGGCTGCCCCAGAACGATCTGCTTG GTCACCCAAAGACTCGGGCCTTTATCACACATTCCGGCTCCCATGGCATTTATGAAGGAATATGCAATGGCATTCCCATGGTGATGATGCCCTTGTTTGGTGATCAGATGGACAATGCAAAGCGCATGGAGACCCGGGGAGCTGGAGTGACTTTGAATGTCCTGGAAATGAGTTCGGAAGATTTAGAAAATGCCTTGAAAGCTGTCATCAATGAAAAGAG CTATAAGGAAAACATCATGCGCCTCTCCAGACTTCACAAGGACCGCCCCATAGAGCCTCTGGACCTGGCTGTATTCTGGGTGGAGTTTGTGATGAGGCACAAGGGGGCATCCCACCTGCGCCCTGCAGCCCATGACCTCACCTGGTACCAGTACCACTCTCTGGATGTGATTGGCTTCCTCCTGGCGGTCACGCTGACAGTCATCTTCGTCACCTTTAAGGCCTGTGCCTTCGCCTTCCGGAAATGCTTTGGGAAGAAATCTCATAAATCCAAGACACACTGA